In a single window of the Solea solea chromosome 14, fSolSol10.1, whole genome shotgun sequence genome:
- the pmt gene encoding phosphoethanolamine methyltransferase isoform X2 produces the protein MAEFWKTHSGSASVEEMMLDSRARDLHQHELPEILSMLPGLTGCRVLELGAGIGRYTKHLLTKAAHVTAVDFMETFVEKNRQENGHHNNATFIQADVIKMDFPQNSFDLIFSNWLLMYVSDDELKSFVEKMLGWLRPGGYLFFRESCNHRSGDKRRDFDPTIYRTEEYYSHLVSASQVEEPERGQTFGFDIVLKRKVQTYVQLKNNPNQICWLLEKVPRSANSQKGFCTFQQFLDNQQYTNRGILRYEKMFGAGYVSTGGHSTTKEFVDLLDLKPGQKVLDVGCGIGGGDFYIAKTFGVEVLGLDLSENMVAIAMQRAITEKLPSVQFEVADATKRTFPEGSFDVIYSRDTILHIDDKLALFKRFHSWLKPGGKLLISDYCCGEKPWTPAFEVYIKQRGYILYTPSQYGKFIEEAGFSNVRAEDRTEQFIQVIKTELQRAEAIKDEFTEEFSEEDYFAIVNGWREKLVRSSCGDQRWGLFHAKRD, from the exons ATGGCAGAGTTTTGGAAGACGCACTCGGGGAGCGCCTCGGTCGAAGAGATGATGCTCGACTCTCGTGCCAGGGACCTGCATCAGCATGAGCTTCCCGAGATCCTCTCCATGCTTCCAGGCCTGACTGGATGCAGAGTGCTGGAACTGGGAGCTGGTATTGG TCGTTATACCAAGCACCTGCTCACTAAAGCAGCCCATGTGACGGCTGTGGACTTCATGGAAACCTTCGTGGAGAAGAACAGACAGGAGAACGGTCACCACAACAATGCAACCTTTATTCAAGCAGATGTCATAAAGATGGATTTCCCCcaaaacag CTTTGACCTCATCTTCTCCAACTGGCTGCTGATGTACGTGAGTGATGATGAGCTGAAGAGCTTTGTAGAGAAGATGCTGGGCTGGCTGCGGCCTGGTGGCTACCTTTTCTTCAGAGAGTCCTGTAACCACAGGTCAG GTGACAAACGAAGGGACTTTGACCCCACCATTTACCGCACTGAGGAATATTACAGTCACCTGGTATCAGCATCACAAGTGGAGGAGCCAGAGAGAGGCCAGACGTTTGGTTTTGACAttgttttgaaaagaaaagtccAGACCTATGTTCAG CTTAAAAACAACCCCAATCAAATCTGCTGGCTCTTAGAGAAGGTTCCACGCTCCGCAAACAGCCAGAAAGGATTTTGCACCTTCCAGCAGTTCCTGGACAACCAACAGTACACAAACCGTGGCATCCTGCGCTATGAGAAGATGTTCGGGGCTGGCTATGTCAGTACAGGGGGGCACAGCACCACCAAG GAGTTTGTAGATCTTCTGGACCTGAAACCTGGACAGAAGGTTCTGGATGTTGGCTGTGGCATTGGTGGAGGAGACTTCTACATCGCAAAG accTTTGGTGTGGAAGTGCTTGGCCTGGACCTGTCAGAAAACATGGTGGCCATCGCCATGCAGAGGGCGATCACTGAGAAGCTGCCATCG GTCCAGTTTGAGGTGGCTGATGCCACTAAGAGGACGTTCCCAGAGGGTTCTTTCGATGTGATCTACAGCAGAGACACAATCCTGCACATAGATGACAAACTGGCTCTCTTCAAGCGCTTCCAT TCATGGTTAAAGCCTGGTGGCAAGTTGCTTATCAGCGACTACTGTTGTGGGGAGAAGCCGTGGACACCAGCATTCGAGGTGTACATCAAACAAAGAGGCTACATCCTGTATACACCTTCACAGTATGGCAAG TTCATTGAAGAGGCTGGCTTCAGCAATGTTCGGGCCGAAGATCGGACAGAGCAGTTCATCCAGGTGATAaagacagagctgcagagagCTGAGGCCATCAAGGATGAATTCACTGAG GAGTTCTCTGAGGAAGACTATTTTGCAATCGTGAATGGATGGAGGGAAAAACTTGTCCGTTCCAGCTGTGGAGACCAGCGATGGGGACTTTTTCATGCAAAGAGAGATTGA
- the pmt gene encoding phosphoethanolamine methyltransferase isoform X1: MESIARSNGHLITVDTVRDDMAEFWKTHSGSASVEEMMLDSRARDLHQHELPEILSMLPGLTGCRVLELGAGIGRYTKHLLTKAAHVTAVDFMETFVEKNRQENGHHNNATFIQADVIKMDFPQNSFDLIFSNWLLMYVSDDELKSFVEKMLGWLRPGGYLFFRESCNHRSGDKRRDFDPTIYRTEEYYSHLVSASQVEEPERGQTFGFDIVLKRKVQTYVQLKNNPNQICWLLEKVPRSANSQKGFCTFQQFLDNQQYTNRGILRYEKMFGAGYVSTGGHSTTKEFVDLLDLKPGQKVLDVGCGIGGGDFYIAKTFGVEVLGLDLSENMVAIAMQRAITEKLPSVQFEVADATKRTFPEGSFDVIYSRDTILHIDDKLALFKRFHSWLKPGGKLLISDYCCGEKPWTPAFEVYIKQRGYILYTPSQYGKFIEEAGFSNVRAEDRTEQFIQVIKTELQRAEAIKDEFTEEFSEEDYFAIVNGWREKLVRSSCGDQRWGLFHAKRD; encoded by the exons ATGGAGTCAATTGCGAGATCGAATGGGCATTTGATCACCGTGGATACAG TGCGTGACGACATGGCAGAGTTTTGGAAGACGCACTCGGGGAGCGCCTCGGTCGAAGAGATGATGCTCGACTCTCGTGCCAGGGACCTGCATCAGCATGAGCTTCCCGAGATCCTCTCCATGCTTCCAGGCCTGACTGGATGCAGAGTGCTGGAACTGGGAGCTGGTATTGG TCGTTATACCAAGCACCTGCTCACTAAAGCAGCCCATGTGACGGCTGTGGACTTCATGGAAACCTTCGTGGAGAAGAACAGACAGGAGAACGGTCACCACAACAATGCAACCTTTATTCAAGCAGATGTCATAAAGATGGATTTCCCCcaaaacag CTTTGACCTCATCTTCTCCAACTGGCTGCTGATGTACGTGAGTGATGATGAGCTGAAGAGCTTTGTAGAGAAGATGCTGGGCTGGCTGCGGCCTGGTGGCTACCTTTTCTTCAGAGAGTCCTGTAACCACAGGTCAG GTGACAAACGAAGGGACTTTGACCCCACCATTTACCGCACTGAGGAATATTACAGTCACCTGGTATCAGCATCACAAGTGGAGGAGCCAGAGAGAGGCCAGACGTTTGGTTTTGACAttgttttgaaaagaaaagtccAGACCTATGTTCAG CTTAAAAACAACCCCAATCAAATCTGCTGGCTCTTAGAGAAGGTTCCACGCTCCGCAAACAGCCAGAAAGGATTTTGCACCTTCCAGCAGTTCCTGGACAACCAACAGTACACAAACCGTGGCATCCTGCGCTATGAGAAGATGTTCGGGGCTGGCTATGTCAGTACAGGGGGGCACAGCACCACCAAG GAGTTTGTAGATCTTCTGGACCTGAAACCTGGACAGAAGGTTCTGGATGTTGGCTGTGGCATTGGTGGAGGAGACTTCTACATCGCAAAG accTTTGGTGTGGAAGTGCTTGGCCTGGACCTGTCAGAAAACATGGTGGCCATCGCCATGCAGAGGGCGATCACTGAGAAGCTGCCATCG GTCCAGTTTGAGGTGGCTGATGCCACTAAGAGGACGTTCCCAGAGGGTTCTTTCGATGTGATCTACAGCAGAGACACAATCCTGCACATAGATGACAAACTGGCTCTCTTCAAGCGCTTCCAT TCATGGTTAAAGCCTGGTGGCAAGTTGCTTATCAGCGACTACTGTTGTGGGGAGAAGCCGTGGACACCAGCATTCGAGGTGTACATCAAACAAAGAGGCTACATCCTGTATACACCTTCACAGTATGGCAAG TTCATTGAAGAGGCTGGCTTCAGCAATGTTCGGGCCGAAGATCGGACAGAGCAGTTCATCCAGGTGATAaagacagagctgcagagagCTGAGGCCATCAAGGATGAATTCACTGAG GAGTTCTCTGAGGAAGACTATTTTGCAATCGTGAATGGATGGAGGGAAAAACTTGTCCGTTCCAGCTGTGGAGACCAGCGATGGGGACTTTTTCATGCAAAGAGAGATTGA